Within the Nitrospirota bacterium genome, the region TGAGCGGGTGGGGCCTGCCGCTCCATTGCGCTCTCGGCATCATAGCGAGATAATGGCGAACTTCATCATAATTATAGACCCCGACCGGGACCGGCGCAGACGGTTCGTCGAGCTGATGCGAACGCTTGTCGCTCCCGTCGGCGGATTGCGTCCCGGAGAATGCGCGACAGGGGATTTCGCCGCGCTCTGGGCTGCCGCAGCGCGGGCGCCGGTCAGCAGCAGCGCAGGTGAGGACGGCGCTGTGCTCGTCTGGGGAGATGCTTACGGCAACGACGGAACAGGAAGGGTCGATGCTGCGGAGATGCGGGCCCTCTGGAAGGGACCCGAGCCCGGCGCCTATCCGGTCTTCGACGGGTTTTACGCAGCCGCCGTTTACGAGCCCGGCGGACCGCATGCAGGGATCACTCTCGGCGCGGACCTGCTCGGCATATTCCCCGTGTATTACTTTTCTGACGGGGAGCTCTTCCTGGCGGGCTCTTCACCGGAGCTCTTCAGGCATCATCCCGTCTTTCGCCAGGAGCTCGACCCGGCCGGCCTCGTCGGCATACTCCTCACCATGCATCTCGTCGATGGTCGTACGCTGCTGAAAGGGGTGCGGCGCCTGGCTCCGGGACATCTGCTCCGCTGGAGTCCTGCAGCGGGGCCGTGCGAGATACTGCACTACAGGATCCCGGTCTCGGACCGCTACTTCAGCCTGCCCTTTTCCGCGCACCTCGATATCCTGGATACCGTTCTTGACGACGCGGTCGCCCGGCATGCGCCTGCGGGAGAAGCGTATGCGCTCCTGCTCTCGGGCGGGCTCGATTCGAGGATGCTTGCAGGGTATCTCGGGAAGCACGGCGCCGGGGTGACCGCGCTGACGCTCGGCATAAGCACCGACCTCGAGATGGCATGCGCGCTGCCCGTGGCGCGCACTCTCGGATTCAGACATCGTGCCGTGGATCTTCCTTTCACGAGCTACCCTGCGTATGCCGGGCTCCAGGCTGCGTGGGAGCATGTCGGCAATGGGTTCAACAATATCGTCAACTGGGGCCTTTCACCTCACCTGCAGACGACGGCGCAGCGGGTCGTCATGGGCAATATAATGGATGCGGCTGTGGGAGGGAGCTCTCTCACGCTCGCCTACACGCCGGCAGACCGCAGTATGCGTTTCGGGAAGTATTTCGCAAAGGTGAACGCCTGGGGCATCAGGGCAGACGTGCTGAAGAAACTGCTGCGGCAGGATATCTTCGGCGACCTCGTGGACGGGACGATTGAACGCATAAGGGCAATCTATGAGGGATATGGAGAGCTCGAGTCCCACCGCGTATGGTGTTTCAATCTCAACCACCGGCAGCGGTTCCATGTGGGGAGCGACGCCTGGGCCCTCTCCTTCG harbors:
- a CDS encoding asparagine synthase-related protein — encoded protein: MANFIIIIDPDRDRRRRFVELMRTLVAPVGGLRPGECATGDFAALWAAAARAPVSSSAGEDGAVLVWGDAYGNDGTGRVDAAEMRALWKGPEPGAYPVFDGFYAAAVYEPGGPHAGITLGADLLGIFPVYYFSDGELFLAGSSPELFRHHPVFRQELDPAGLVGILLTMHLVDGRTLLKGVRRLAPGHLLRWSPAAGPCEILHYRIPVSDRYFSLPFSAHLDILDTVLDDAVARHAPAGEAYALLLSGGLDSRMLAGYLGKHGAGVTALTLGISTDLEMACALPVARTLGFRHRAVDLPFTSYPAYAGLQAAWEHVGNGFNNIVNWGLSPHLQTTAQRVVMGNIMDAAVGGSSLTLAYTPADRSMRFGKYFAKVNAWGIRADVLKKLLRQDIFGDLVDGTIERIRAIYEGYGELESHRVWCFNLNHRQRFHVGSDAWALSFGAWPVLPMLDRAVIESAGGMPAATLAERRAQKELFCLRFPPLAQLPLDRNSLDTEPLRPRLRHHLTHYLSDRIEPVRRAWQGAAALKEKKAVERRYYVRIYDINSPGWLAVRRQAEPYRERVMQVFNREVLDELLPPPDAPVAVKEGISDVSGMKTLLGILHWSKDYLP